Proteins encoded in a region of the Lysobacterales bacterium genome:
- a CDS encoding SDR family NAD(P)-dependent oxidoreductase — MLNALASLFFYARFLPRFSRLGYVRRKRGFEAIDFDFRSQRWVVSGATGGIGRAIALGAAAAGAEVVALGRDALRLQALQTESAGRIRGFKVDLACVAATRAAAAALAREGRVEVLVNNVGLMLHDFRRTAEGIETGFATNLLNHFVLTEGLREAGALDGHSAVISMSSGGLYGARLDLAALEAKDAAQHNGLAAYAQHKRAQVELTRWWNGLGGSAPRAYALHPGWVDTEGVRSALPQFRRLLGRWLRSAEEGADTALWLAAQRPPLSPEGGLWLDRQRDTEHAFGFTRGGASAEALVAHLRARLAPLAR, encoded by the coding sequence ATGCTCAACGCGCTCGCCAGCCTGTTCTTCTATGCCCGCTTCCTGCCCCGCTTCTCGCGCTTGGGCTACGTCCGCCGCAAGCGCGGTTTCGAAGCGATCGACTTCGATTTTCGCAGCCAGCGATGGGTGGTCAGCGGTGCGACCGGAGGCATCGGCCGCGCCATCGCGCTGGGCGCCGCCGCCGCCGGTGCCGAAGTCGTGGCCTTGGGCCGCGACGCCCTTCGTCTGCAGGCGCTGCAGACCGAAAGCGCCGGGCGCATCCGCGGCTTCAAGGTGGATCTGGCCTGCGTCGCCGCCACCCGCGCGGCGGCCGCGGCCCTCGCCCGCGAGGGCCGCGTCGAGGTGCTGGTGAACAACGTCGGTCTGATGCTGCACGATTTCCGGCGGACCGCCGAGGGCATCGAGACCGGCTTCGCCACCAACCTGCTCAACCATTTCGTGCTGACGGAAGGTCTGCGTGAGGCCGGCGCGCTCGATGGGCACAGCGCGGTGATCTCGATGAGCTCCGGCGGTCTCTACGGCGCACGGCTCGATCTGGCCGCCCTGGAAGCGAAGGACGCCGCCCAGCACAACGGCCTCGCGGCCTATGCCCAGCACAAGCGCGCGCAGGTTGAGCTGACGCGCTGGTGGAACGGGCTCGGAGGATCGGCCCCACGCGCGTATGCGCTGCATCCGGGCTGGGTCGATACCGAAGGGGTGCGCAGCGCGCTGCCGCAGTTCCGACGGCTGCTGGGGCGCTGGCTGCGCAGCGCCGAGGAAGGCGCGGACACGGCCCTGTGGCTTGCCGCCCAGCGCCCGCCGCTGTCACCCGAGGGTGGGCTGTGGCTGGACCGCCAGCGCGACACCGAGCATGCCTTTGGTTTCACCCGCGGCGGCGCCAGCGCCGAAGCCTTGGTCGCGCATCTGCGTGCGCGCCTGGCCCCGCTGGCGCGCTGA
- a CDS encoding alpha/beta fold hydrolase → MSPAALRPLGSTLGRLFPEFTAGLVASYATRPRPLPPRPQPEDAEPVTLRFGLAGLRWGNSGPRVVALHGWQGSAAQFAPIARVLVARGLQVLALDAPAHGRTPGEFASPTVFSDALLESAPELGSVEAVIGHSMGGGAVLYALSQGLRAKRAIVVSAPAHFAEVLQRTSRQLALPQRAEAAFVARMERLTGVPAAALDISALARRFTGELLVVHDRSDRIIPYGDGARIASTARVPLLSTDGLGHARLLTDRHVADSVAAFAQRGRASLNAAEQARLN, encoded by the coding sequence ATGTCGCCTGCCGCCCTGCGTCCGCTCGGCTCCACCCTCGGCCGACTGTTCCCTGAATTCACCGCCGGGCTGGTCGCCAGCTATGCCACCCGCCCGCGCCCGTTGCCGCCACGGCCGCAGCCCGAGGATGCCGAACCGGTCACCTTGCGTTTCGGCCTCGCCGGCCTGCGCTGGGGCAACAGTGGCCCGCGCGTAGTGGCCCTGCACGGTTGGCAGGGCAGCGCTGCGCAGTTCGCGCCGATTGCCCGCGTCCTGGTCGCCCGCGGTCTGCAGGTGCTGGCGCTGGACGCGCCTGCCCACGGCCGCACGCCCGGCGAGTTCGCCTCGCCGACCGTGTTCTCCGATGCCCTGCTCGAAAGCGCGCCCGAGCTGGGCAGCGTGGAGGCGGTGATCGGCCACTCCATGGGCGGCGGCGCGGTGCTGTACGCCCTGTCGCAGGGCCTGCGCGCCAAGCGCGCCATCGTGGTGTCGGCGCCGGCCCACTTCGCGGAGGTGCTGCAGCGGACCAGTCGACAGCTGGCTCTGCCGCAGCGCGCCGAAGCCGCCTTCGTCGCGCGCATGGAGCGCTTGACCGGCGTGCCCGCCGCCGCTCTGGACATCTCGGCACTGGCCCGGCGCTTCACGGGTGAACTGCTGGTGGTGCATGACCGCAGTGATCGGATCATTCCCTACGGCGACGGTGCCCGCATCGCCAGCACCGCGCGCGTGCCGCTGCTGAGCACGGACGGACTTGGCCATGCGCGCCTGCTCACCGATCGGCATGTCGCGGACAGCGTCGCCGCCTTCGCCCAGCGCGGTCGGGCCAGCTTGAACGCGGCCGAGCAGGCGCGTCTCAACTGA
- a CDS encoding helix-turn-helix transcriptional regulator — MSPHLAVGASPAADPHSPCPIARALEIVGERWSLLILREAFMGQRRFNDFERQLGIARNILSARLKHLVERGVLSREASRDDARQIEYRLTPMGKALFPVLVSMAQWGTQWAPCEETALELRNADTGAPLAALRAFDADGSELTPRNLRLHWREPG, encoded by the coding sequence ATGAGCCCCCACCTCGCTGTCGGCGCCAGCCCTGCTGCCGATCCCCATTCGCCCTGCCCGATCGCGCGCGCGTTGGAGATCGTCGGCGAGCGCTGGTCCCTGCTGATCCTGCGCGAGGCCTTCATGGGCCAGCGGCGCTTCAACGATTTCGAGCGCCAGCTGGGCATCGCCCGCAACATCCTGTCGGCGCGGCTCAAGCATCTGGTCGAACGCGGCGTGCTGTCGCGCGAGGCCTCCCGCGACGACGCGCGGCAGATCGAGTACCGGCTGACGCCGATGGGCAAGGCCCTGTTCCCGGTGCTGGTGTCGATGGCCCAGTGGGGCACCCAGTGGGCGCCCTGCGAGGAAACCGCGCTGGAGCTGCGCAACGCCGACACCGGCGCGCCGCTCGCCGCCCTGCGCGCGTTCGACGCCGACGGCAGCGAGCTGACGCCGCGCAACCTGCGTCTGCACTGGCGCGAACCCGGCTGA
- the dinB gene encoding DNA polymerase IV: MRRIVHVDMDAFYASVEQRDDPSLRGRPVVVAWKGARSVVCAASYEARVFGIRSAMPAIRAERLCPDAVFVPPDFARYKAVSNEVRAIFARHTALIEPLSLDEAYLDVSADLQALGSGTAVAKEIRAEIREATQLTASAGVAPNKFLAKIASDWRKPDGLFVIRPEQALDFLTPLAVGKLPGVGKVMQAKLAELGVERVGELRDLGAESLIARFGRWGRRLHELSLGIDEHPVEPERPSLQISAEDTFAVDLDIDAIGAELEPLARKVWAAAQRSQRIGRTVVLKLKTTDFRLLTRSLSPESPPASWQELLEIALALRTRVELPKRTRFRLAGVGLSNLVEAESLPRQGSLFGRSAQPGG; the protein is encoded by the coding sequence ATGCGCCGCATCGTCCACGTCGACATGGACGCCTTCTACGCTTCGGTCGAGCAGCGCGACGACCCGAGCCTGCGCGGGCGCCCGGTGGTGGTAGCCTGGAAGGGCGCGCGCTCGGTGGTCTGCGCGGCCAGCTACGAAGCGCGCGTGTTCGGCATCCGCTCGGCGATGCCGGCGATCCGCGCCGAGCGCCTGTGCCCCGATGCGGTGTTCGTGCCGCCGGACTTCGCCCGCTACAAGGCGGTCTCCAACGAAGTGCGGGCGATCTTCGCCAGGCACACCGCGCTGATCGAGCCGCTGTCGCTCGACGAAGCCTATCTGGACGTCAGCGCCGACCTGCAGGCCCTGGGCTCGGGCACGGCGGTGGCGAAGGAGATCCGCGCCGAAATCCGCGAGGCCACCCAGCTCACCGCCAGCGCCGGCGTGGCGCCGAACAAGTTCCTCGCCAAGATCGCCTCCGACTGGCGCAAGCCCGATGGCCTGTTCGTGATCCGACCCGAGCAGGCGCTGGACTTCCTGACGCCGCTGGCGGTGGGCAAGCTGCCCGGCGTCGGCAAGGTGATGCAGGCCAAACTGGCCGAGCTTGGCGTCGAGCGCGTCGGCGAATTGCGGGATCTGGGCGCCGAGTCGCTGATCGCCCGCTTCGGCCGCTGGGGTCGGCGCCTGCACGAGCTGTCGCTGGGCATCGACGAACATCCGGTGGAACCCGAGCGCCCGAGTCTGCAGATCTCGGCTGAGGACACCTTCGCGGTGGATCTGGACATCGACGCGATCGGCGCCGAGTTAGAGCCGCTGGCGCGCAAGGTCTGGGCGGCGGCGCAGCGTTCGCAGCGGATCGGCCGCACCGTGGTGCTGAAGCTCAAGACCACCGACTTCCGCCTCCTCACCCGCAGCCTGAGCCCGGAATCACCGCCCGCGTCGTGGCAGGAGCTGCTGGAGATCGCGCTGGCTCTGCGCACGCGCGTCGAGCTTCCGAAGCGCACGCGTTTTCGGCTGGCCGGCGTGGGCCTGTCGAATCTGGTGGAGGCAGAGAGCTTGCCGCGACAGGGCAGTCTGTTCGGGCGCAGCGCGCAACCCGGCGGATGA
- a CDS encoding MFS transporter, translating to MADAPQTSQFALLAQRRFLPFFLTQALGAFNDNLFRNALIGLVIYRVGTDQEQSLLYSNIAAALFILPFFLFSASAGQIAEKFEKARLIRIIKFAEILIMGAAAVGFALGSVEFLLGVLFLMGTQSAFFGPLKYSLMPQHLKPWELVGGNAWVEAATFMAILLGFLAGGPLMQLENADLWVSVCVIGLAIVGWAVSLAIPPAPPTAPELKFNWNAISEIGHTLGILRGRTAVLNSVLGISWFWFYGSLVLAQLPVYARDTLGGEAAVMSVLLAVFAAGIGAGSLLCEKLSGHKIEIGLVPLGAIGLSVFGIDLYFAQPTDVGALGQSVSEVFGQPGRWRVLMDLALIGLFGGFFIVPLFALIQSRTPREEVSRVIAANNILNALFMVLAAGLAIGLTALELNIPQILLVTAILNALVAWHIFRLVPEFLMRFLVWLLMSLLYRLRVRGVPQVPDEGAALVVCNHVSFMDALLISASVRRPIRFVMYYKIFNIPVLSWVFRTAKAIPIAGAKEDPALMEKAFAEIDAALAAGELVGIFPEGQITRTGEINPFRSGVERILAARPVPVVPMALRGMWGSLFSRRDSALRRMRLPRRFRAHIELAIAPALPPEQATAAALQDKVQALRGEWA from the coding sequence ATGGCCGACGCCCCGCAGACCTCGCAGTTCGCCCTGCTCGCGCAGCGCCGCTTCCTGCCGTTCTTTCTCACCCAGGCGCTCGGCGCCTTCAACGACAACCTCTTCCGCAACGCCCTGATCGGCCTGGTCATCTACCGCGTCGGCACCGATCAGGAACAGAGCCTTTTGTACTCGAACATCGCCGCGGCGCTGTTCATCCTGCCGTTCTTCCTATTCTCGGCCAGCGCCGGACAAATCGCCGAGAAGTTCGAGAAAGCGCGCCTGATCCGGATCATCAAGTTCGCCGAGATCCTGATCATGGGCGCGGCGGCGGTGGGCTTTGCGCTGGGCTCGGTCGAGTTCCTGCTCGGCGTGCTGTTTCTGATGGGCACGCAGTCGGCCTTCTTCGGCCCGCTCAAGTACTCGCTGATGCCGCAGCACCTGAAGCCCTGGGAGCTGGTCGGCGGCAACGCCTGGGTGGAGGCCGCGACCTTCATGGCGATCCTGCTCGGCTTCCTCGCCGGTGGACCGCTGATGCAGCTGGAGAACGCCGACCTCTGGGTGTCGGTCTGCGTGATCGGGCTCGCCATCGTCGGCTGGGCCGTGAGCCTGGCGATTCCGCCGGCACCGCCGACCGCGCCGGAGCTCAAGTTCAACTGGAACGCGATCAGCGAGATCGGTCACACGCTCGGCATTCTGCGCGGGCGCACCGCGGTGCTGAACTCGGTGCTGGGGATCAGCTGGTTCTGGTTCTACGGCTCGCTGGTGCTGGCGCAGCTGCCGGTCTATGCGCGCGACACGCTGGGCGGTGAGGCCGCGGTGATGTCGGTGCTGCTGGCGGTGTTCGCGGCCGGCATCGGCGCGGGCTCGCTGCTCTGCGAAAAACTCTCAGGCCACAAGATCGAGATCGGCCTGGTGCCGCTGGGTGCGATCGGGCTGTCGGTCTTCGGCATCGATCTCTACTTCGCCCAGCCCACCGACGTCGGCGCGCTGGGGCAGTCGGTCAGCGAGGTCTTCGGTCAGCCCGGGCGCTGGCGCGTGTTGATGGACCTTGCCCTGATCGGCCTGTTCGGCGGCTTCTTCATCGTGCCCCTGTTCGCCCTGATCCAGTCGCGCACACCGCGCGAGGAAGTCTCGCGGGTGATCGCCGCCAACAACATTCTCAATGCGCTCTTCATGGTGCTGGCGGCGGGGCTCGCGATCGGTCTGACCGCGCTGGAGCTGAACATCCCGCAGATCCTGCTGGTCACCGCGATTCTCAATGCGCTGGTGGCCTGGCACATCTTCCGGCTGGTGCCGGAATTCCTGATGCGCTTCCTGGTGTGGCTGCTGATGAGCCTGCTGTATCGGCTGCGCGTGCGCGGCGTGCCGCAGGTGCCGGACGAGGGTGCCGCGCTGGTGGTCTGCAACCACGTGAGCTTCATGGACGCGCTGCTGATCTCGGCCTCGGTGCGGCGGCCGATCCGATTTGTCATGTACTACAAGATCTTCAACATCCCGGTGCTGAGCTGGGTGTTCCGCACGGCCAAGGCCATCCCCATCGCCGGCGCCAAGGAAGACCCTGCGCTAATGGAGAAAGCCTTCGCCGAGATCGATGCGGCACTGGCCGCCGGCGAGCTGGTCGGCATCTTCCCCGAGGGTCAGATCACCCGCACGGGCGAGATCAACCCCTTCCGCTCCGGCGTCGAACGCATCCTCGCGGCACGCCCCGTGCCGGTGGTGCCGATGGCCCTGCGCGGCATGTGGGGCAGCCTGTTCAGCCGCCGCGACTCGGCCCTGCGGCGCATGCGCCTGCCGCGCCGCTTCCGCGCCCACATCGAGCTGGCGATCGCGCCCGCCCTGCCGCCCGAGCAGGCGACGGCCGCAGCGCTGCAGGACAAGGTGCAGGCACTGCGGGGGGAATGGGCATAG
- a CDS encoding S9 family peptidase, translating to MFRILALLVAGSFALSSAHAAEKRTLNHEDLWLMPRVSAPVLSPDGRHVVFTLTEPAYKAEEQVSDLWLVPADGSAGPRRLTATRAAEAGVVWSRDSRRIAFSTKREADAQNQIYVLDVDRAGEAQRVTAISTGARTPQFSPDGQRILFVSNLHPDAATDADSKRLAEEQKNRKYNARVYTGFPIRNWDRWLDETRPRVFVQTLGEAEARDLLAGTALLKSPGYDGRTTPGSSELEPQWAPDGESIVFVASTNRDRSAFDFTHADLWQVPAAGGEPKRLTNAGVEGAGASYATPRFSPDGGELLALVNARSGRIYTSTELARIDWPAGTESRVRVPGDLSVESYAVSADSRSLYLSAEHEGYEKLWRVDTRSGKIAMAFAPERGVYTLVNAGGRGGEARIIALHEHAAQPPEVVRIERDGRAVALTQFTAERVAALDLPPAEHFWSTAPNGKQIHNMLIRPPGFDPSKKYPLFVVIHGGPHTMWRDMWVLRWHYHLLAAPGYVVLLTNYTGSTGFGEAFAQDIQGDPLKGPSDEINDAADEAIERYAFIDGARQCAGGASYGGHLANWLQASTTRYRCLVSHAGLVSLKSQWGTSDVAYGREVAQGGPHWEDIPLWTEQSPITYAENFKTPVLVTFGENDYRVPINNGLEYWAVLQRQRVESRLVIFPDENHWILKGENSRYFYQEVHDWLARWLQPAGD from the coding sequence ATGTTCCGAATTCTGGCCCTGCTCGTCGCAGGCAGCTTCGCGCTCAGCAGCGCGCACGCCGCCGAGAAGCGCACGCTGAATCATGAGGATCTTTGGCTGATGCCGCGGGTGTCGGCGCCCGTGCTGAGCCCGGACGGTCGCCACGTGGTGTTCACCCTGACCGAGCCGGCCTACAAGGCCGAGGAGCAGGTCAGCGACCTGTGGCTCGTGCCGGCCGACGGCAGCGCTGGGCCGCGGCGATTGACCGCCACGCGGGCAGCCGAAGCCGGCGTGGTCTGGAGCCGCGACAGCCGCCGCATCGCGTTCTCGACCAAGCGCGAGGCCGATGCGCAGAACCAGATCTACGTGCTCGACGTCGACCGTGCCGGCGAGGCCCAGCGCGTCACCGCGATCAGCACCGGCGCGCGCACGCCGCAGTTCTCACCCGATGGCCAGCGCATCCTGTTCGTCAGCAACCTGCACCCCGACGCCGCGACCGACGCCGACAGCAAACGCCTCGCCGAGGAGCAGAAAAACCGCAAGTACAACGCGCGGGTCTACACCGGCTTCCCGATCCGCAACTGGGACCGCTGGCTGGATGAGACCCGCCCGCGCGTGTTCGTGCAAACCTTGGGCGAGGCCGAGGCGCGGGATCTACTGGCTGGCACCGCCCTGCTGAAGAGTCCCGGCTACGACGGCCGCACCACGCCGGGCAGCTCGGAACTGGAGCCGCAGTGGGCGCCGGACGGCGAATCCATCGTCTTCGTCGCCTCCACCAACCGCGACCGCTCGGCCTTCGATTTCACCCATGCGGATCTGTGGCAAGTGCCCGCCGCAGGCGGTGAGCCCAAGCGCCTCACCAATGCCGGCGTCGAAGGCGCGGGTGCGAGCTATGCGACGCCGCGCTTCAGCCCCGATGGCGGCGAACTGCTGGCCCTGGTCAATGCGCGCAGCGGTCGCATCTACACCAGCACCGAATTGGCCCGCATCGATTGGCCGGCCGGCACCGAGTCGCGCGTTCGCGTGCCGGGCGACCTCTCGGTGGAAAGCTACGCAGTCAGCGCCGACAGCCGAAGCCTCTACCTCTCGGCCGAACACGAGGGCTACGAGAAGCTCTGGCGCGTCGATACGCGCAGCGGAAAGATCGCGATGGCGTTTGCGCCAGAGCGCGGCGTCTACACCCTGGTCAATGCCGGCGGTCGCGGCGGCGAGGCGCGGATCATCGCCCTGCACGAGCACGCCGCCCAGCCACCGGAAGTGGTGCGCATCGAGCGCGACGGCCGCGCCGTGGCGCTGACGCAGTTCACCGCCGAGCGCGTGGCCGCACTCGACCTGCCGCCAGCCGAGCACTTCTGGAGCACAGCGCCGAACGGCAAGCAGATCCACAACATGCTGATTCGCCCGCCGGGCTTCGATCCATCGAAGAAGTACCCGCTGTTCGTGGTGATCCACGGCGGCCCGCACACGATGTGGCGCGACATGTGGGTCTTGCGCTGGCACTACCACCTGCTGGCCGCGCCCGGCTACGTGGTGCTGCTGACCAACTACACCGGCTCGACCGGCTTCGGCGAGGCCTTCGCCCAGGACATCCAGGGAGATCCTCTGAAGGGACCGTCCGATGAGATCAACGATGCCGCCGACGAGGCCATCGAGCGCTACGCCTTCATCGACGGCGCGCGCCAGTGCGCCGGTGGCGCCAGCTACGGCGGCCATCTGGCCAACTGGCTGCAGGCCAGCACCACGCGCTACCGCTGCCTGGTCAGCCATGCCGGCTTGGTCAGCCTGAAGTCGCAGTGGGGCACCTCGGACGTCGCCTACGGCCGCGAAGTCGCGCAGGGCGGCCCGCACTGGGAAGACATCCCGCTGTGGACCGAGCAGAGCCCCATCACCTACGCCGAGAACTTCAAGACGCCGGTGCTGGTGACCTTCGGCGAGAACGACTACCGCGTGCCGATCAACAACGGCCTCGAATACTGGGCGGTGCTGCAGCGCCAGCGGGTCGAGAGCCGGCTGGTGATCTTCCCCGACGAGAACCACTGGATCCTGAAGGGCGAGAACAGCCGCTACTTCTACCAGGAGGTGCATGACTGGCTGGCGCGCTGGCTGCAGCCAGCGGGCGACTGA